A single Nicotiana tabacum cultivar K326 chromosome 5, ASM71507v2, whole genome shotgun sequence DNA region contains:
- the LOC107801929 gene encoding putative carboxylesterase 11: MPSLMVKVYSVLFKYNLKRRLQTLIESSNSDPFNGVVSRADETTATSNPSFSNDGVATKDLHIDPMTNLSLRIFLPQSALRNSVSSDGVYGGYVPIYKNGNSCKKLPVILQFHGGAWVSGGINTVSNDVFCRKLAKSCDAIVVSVGYRLAPESRYPAAFEDGVMAIKWLAKQANLAECGRSRMVNGEKGSGRRILDGFGASMVDPWLAAHLDPSRCVLLGVSCGANIANYVARYAVEAGKLLDPIKVVAQVLMYPFFIGNIPTHSEMKLANSYLYDKATCILAWKLFLPETVFNLDHLAANPLVPEKDKLLDLKHMPPTLTVVAQHDWMRDRAIAYSEELRRVNIDAPLLDYKDSVHDFATLNVLQKTPKAQACLDDISIWVKKYISLRGNEFSY; encoded by the exons ATGCCGAGCTTAATGGTGAAAGTTTATAGCGTACTCTTCAAGTACAACCTTAAACGTCGATTACAAACCTTAATCGAATCTTCAAATTCAGACCCTTTTAACGGTGTCGTTTCACGCGCTGATGAAACCACTGCCACCTCTAATCCTAGCTTCTCTAACGATGGGGTTGCAACTAAGGACCTTCATATTGATCCTATGACAAATCTCTCCCTCAGAATTTTCCTCCCTCAATCCGCTCTAAGAAATTCAGTCTCCAGTGATGGGGTTTATGGGGGTTATGTGCCAATTTATAAAAATGGGAACAGTTGCAAGAAATTGCCGGTGATTTTGCAGTTTCATGGTGGTGCATGGGTGAGTGGGGGTATTAATACAGTTTCTAATGATGTTTTCTGTAGGAAATTGGCGAAATCTTGTGATGCGATTGTGGTCTCAGTTGGGTATAGGCTGGCACCGGAGAGTCGGTATCCTGCTGCATTTGAAGATGGGGTTATGGCCATTAAATGGTTAGCTAAGCAAGCTAACTTGGCTGAATGTGGAAGGTCGAGGATGGTTAACGGGGAGAAGGGTAGTGGAAGGCGAATTCTTGATGGATTTGGAGCTTCTATGGTTGACCCTTGGTTAGCTGCTCATTTAGACCCTTCAAG GTGTGTCCTCTTAGGAGTAAGTTGTGGAGCCAACATTGCCAATTATGTTGCGCGATATGCTGTTGAGGCAGGAAAGCTTTTGGATCCTATAAAAGTAGTGGCTCAAGTTCTAATGTaccctttcttcattggaaacattCCTACACATTCAGAGATGAAACTGGCAAACTCTTACCTCTATGACAAAGCTACATGTATTCTTGCTTGGAAACTCTTCCTCCCGGAAACAGTTTTCAATCTGGACCATCTAGCTGCAAATCCTCTTGTACCAGAAAAAGATAAACTCTTGGACTTAAAGCATATGCCACCAACACTTACAGTGGTTGCACAGCATGATTGGATGCGAGACAGGGCTATTGCATATTCAGAGGAACTTCGAAGAGTGAACATTGATGCCCCTCTACTTGATTACAAGGATTCTGTACATGACTTTGCTACTCTTAATGTGCTTCAGAAAACTCCTAAAGCTCAGGCTTGCTTAGACGACATTTCAATATGGGTTAAAAAGTATATATCCCTCAGAGGCAATGAATTTTCATATTGA